Genomic DNA from Candidatus Thioglobus sp.:
ACACCACTATTTCTGATTTTGTAGCTGATATTCGCGCTCCAACGCCTAGTGCTGCAGCTATGTTGGCAACGCCGGATAAATTGGAGATACTTTCTCGTGTGGCAAAATTATCAACACAATTACATCACCAAGTTCTTCAAAATAAACAGCGTAAACAAGCTTATCTTAATCAGCTTAAGCTTAGAATAATCACGCCTGATAGGCAATTAAATTATTTATCGCAACAACTTGATTATTTATCACATCGACTAAGTGGATCTATAGCTAGTGTTATTGATACTCAAGAGCATAAATTAACGACATTGCTTTCTAACTTAAAACAACATTCACCTAGCGTGAGAATTAAGCATTCTATTGCTATTAGTCAGTTGTCAGCTAACCAGCTACATCGACAAATTAACCAGGTCGTTCATGATAGTAAACAAACTTTAATCCAATTAAACAGTCGACTAAAAATCGCGACATCACAAATTGTTAAGCAACAGCAAAATCAACTGGCAAGTCATGCCAATGCACTAGGACACTTATCACCACTCAGCACTCTGTCTAGAGGTTATAGTATTACTACAGGCATCAAAAGCCAAGTATTGACGTCAATTACTCATACCCAATCAGGGCAAACTATTAAAACACGCCTAAGTGATGGTGTTATTCATTCCAAGGTGGAAAAAATTGAAAAAAATTAAATTCTTATTACTCTTACTTTTACCATTAAGTGTTTTGGCGAATCTTGATGTCAAGCATATGCCCATACCAGGGGGAATAGCAGTGGTTGATTTCTATACTAACCATTCCAACCCAAAAGCTTTTTATAGCCAAGTTCCAGTCTATATTCAGCAAATAAATAAAACTCATTGGCAAGCATTAGTCGGCATTCCTTTATTGTCTACAATAGGAGAAAAAAAAGTGACTATTAAGGATTTTTCTACACGACATATTGCCTTTGGAGTAACTGAACATGATTATAAAAAACAGTATATTACCCTGAAAGGAAAAAACAAAAAATATGTTAATCCAAATCTATTACACATGGATAGAATTAACCGAGAGCGTCCGATTCTTTCCAAAGCGCGTAAAACTTTCTCCAATATAACCAACAAACATGTTAAATTTATTCGGCCTGTATCAGGTGTCACTACAAGTCCTTTTGGATTTAAACGCTTTTATAATGGTCAACCTAGGCGCCCCCATACAGGACTAGATTATGCGGGAGGCATTGGTACAGAAATTAAAGCTTCTGGAGGGGGTAAAGTTATTATTAGTGATGAATTTTTCTTTAACGGTAATACCGTCTTTATTGATCATGGTCAGGGCCTGATTAGCGTTTATATTCATATGAATAAACGCCTAGTAGTACCTGGTCAGATTTTAAATCAAGGCGACATTATCGGGACTATAGGTCAAACAGGTAGAGCCACGGGCCCTCATCTACATTTTGGAATCTACCTTAACCAAACTGTTGTCAATCCTAACTTATTAATTAATCATGAAATCTAATGTCTCATTGTTGCGCCGACTTGGTGCTATGTTTTACGACACTTGCCTAACTTTTTCTTTAGTCTTTTTTATTGGAATGGTTGTCAATGTATTATTTGGTGATATGGGAGATGCTTTTTTCTATTTAATCACTCTACCCAGTGTTTATTTATATTTCACCATGTCATGGGTTAAAGGGCGTCAAACTGTCGGAATGAAAGCTTGGAAATTTCAAGTTATACAAAATAATCAATCCTCCCATGAATGGAAAAGTATCACCCATCAACAAGCATTCTTTCGCTTCATTTTAAGCTTTATATCGTTTTTATCACTTGGATCTGGGTTTATTTATCAGGTATTTAACCGAAATAATTTGGCTTGGCATGATCAAATTTCTCATACTTTATTGATGAAAAATTGACTTACATCAATAAAGTAAAAAAAATTTATGCTATAATATTTTTAATTGTTTCATCAAGGTAAAGGCATGAGCTCTTCAGCAGAAAATAGCAGTTTAAGAGGAAATATTTTAATGATTAGCTCACTGGTAGTATCCTTAGTGGCGCCTTTAGCTTTAATTATACTTTCTTATATCGGAATTATCTCTGGTACTGCTGAATACATAGCAGCCTTTGGTGTTGTTGCCTCAACCATCTATATTATTGGTGGTTCAATTTGGATGTTTTTACAAGATGCTCAAGATGGTAAAAACCTTGCTGATGGTTAATTGGTTCAATAAATTGTGAATATTAACTCTTTAAAAAAGCCAAATAAACTATTTGGCTTTTTTTATCGCTACTGGATTAGCATTATTTTACTTGTTGTTTTGGCGACTCTCATACGCCAAAACTTTATCATTAATACATTCCCTTTTGATATAAGCGAAAAGCAGGCAATCCTTAAAGAAAATCTAGCAGTTAATCAACAACTAAAGCAAGAGAATTTAAAGCTTAAGCTAGAATTAAATGCAAAATCTGATGAAAAATTAGAAATTTTAGAATCTATGGCTAGACAAAAATTTGGCCTCATCAAACCTGGTGAAAAATACTACCAAATCAGTATTTCTGATCCAGATTAAAATTAGCATCGCTTGGGTATAATAAAAAAATAATACACTCTAATTTTATGCTTTATGCCAATTGATCATTGTTATCTTGTTGTACCCGCTAGCGGCGTTGGAACAAGAATGCAGTCAAGCATCTCGAAGCAATATTTGCAACTAGACAATGGCTTAAGTGTACTTGATCAAACTCTATCAACCTTATTAAATATAAAAAAAATTAAAGGCTGTGTGGTAGCAATTTCTGAGCAAGATAATCTGTTTAGTTCTTCTCAGTTTTATAACCATTCTAAGCTTTTAGCCATTGCTACTGGCGGTAAAGAGCGCTATCATTCAGTGATTAATGCTCTCAACTCTTTAAGGCCTTTCGTTAAAGACAATGATTGGATTTTAGTACATGATGCTGCTCGCCCTTGTATCAAGGCTGAAGATGTTGAAAATCTTATACAGCAACTTGAGAATCAAAAAATTGGTGGATTATTAGCAACTAAAGTGGTTGACACCATTAAGAAATCTAGCCATCAAATGGTTGAGTCCACCATTGAGAGAAGTAATCTTTGGCAAGCTCAAACACCACAGATGTATCGATTTGGTATATTATTAAATGCATTAAATACTGTTTATAATAATGGTATTAATATTACAGACGAAGCAAGT
This window encodes:
- a CDS encoding peptidoglycan DD-metalloendopeptidase family protein, with protein sequence MKKIKFLLLLLLPLSVLANLDVKHMPIPGGIAVVDFYTNHSNPKAFYSQVPVYIQQINKTHWQALVGIPLLSTIGEKKVTIKDFSTRHIAFGVTEHDYKKQYITLKGKNKKYVNPNLLHMDRINRERPILSKARKTFSNITNKHVKFIRPVSGVTTSPFGFKRFYNGQPRRPHTGLDYAGGIGTEIKASGGGKVIISDEFFFNGNTVFIDHGQGLISVYIHMNKRLVVPGQILNQGDIIGTIGQTGRATGPHLHFGIYLNQTVVNPNLLINHEI
- a CDS encoding RDD family protein, which codes for MKSNVSLLRRLGAMFYDTCLTFSLVFFIGMVVNVLFGDMGDAFFYLITLPSVYLYFTMSWVKGRQTVGMKAWKFQVIQNNQSSHEWKSITHQQAFFRFILSFISFLSLGSGFIYQVFNRNNLAWHDQISHTLLMKN
- a CDS encoding septum formation initiator family protein, which translates into the protein MNINSLKKPNKLFGFFYRYWISIILLVVLATLIRQNFIINTFPFDISEKQAILKENLAVNQQLKQENLKLKLELNAKSDEKLEILESMARQKFGLIKPGEKYYQISISDPD
- the ispD gene encoding 2-C-methyl-D-erythritol 4-phosphate cytidylyltransferase; translation: MPIDHCYLVVPASGVGTRMQSSISKQYLQLDNGLSVLDQTLSTLLNIKKIKGCVVAISEQDNLFSSSQFYNHSKLLAIATGGKERYHSVINALNSLRPFVKDNDWILVHDAARPCIKAEDVENLIQQLENQKIGGLLATKVVDTIKKSSHQMVESTIERSNLWQAQTPQMYRFGILLNALNTVYNNGINITDEASAIEYLGLDSLLVESSKTNIKITSPDDLALANFYLNNSSIS